The Cytobacillus oceanisediminis genomic interval TCTTTTCTGGATATTAACCGTCAAGAATTTATTAGAAGGAGTAGGAACAGGCAGTTTTCTTTCAAGTAAACCATTGTTTAATCCAGATGTTTCCTTGTCCGTAATCCTAGCAGGTGCTTCCATCCTTTGTTTTAGTTTTCTTGGCTTCGACTCACTCACCACCTTGTCAGAGGAAACAATCAATCCGGAGAAAACGATCCCAAGAGCGATTATCATCATGCTAGTGTTTATCGGAGTCTTGTATATCGGTTCTTCTTATCTAGCACAGTTGGTACATCCGGGATTCTCATTCAAACATGCTGATTCTGCAGCACTTGAAATCGCTTTACTTATTGGTGGCAATTTATTTAAATCCATTTTTATTACAGCGGTGATTATTGGCAACTTTTCTTCGGGTGTTGCTTCAACTACAAGTGCATCCCGTGTGTTGTATGCAATGGGACGAGATTCCGCTTTGCCAAAAAAAATATTTGGATATATTCATCCCAATTTTAAAACCCCCTCACGTGGCATCCTTGTGATCGGTGCCGTTTCATTAATAGCTATTTTCTTGACATTGGAACAAGTGATTAAGTTTATCAATTTTGGAGGACTTATTGCTTTTACATCTGTTAATCTATCAGTCATTGCCCATTATTTTATCAAGAATCACAAACGTTCTTTTAACGATTTCATCCGTTATCTGATTTTGCCGCTGATTGGTGCCGCTTTTACTTTATGGTTATGGTCACATTTAGAAATGGAGGCACTTGTTCTCGGGGGCATTTGGATGGGATGCGGCTTCGTATATCTTGTCTATATGACTAAATGGTTTCGCAAACCACTTCCTGAGTTTCATTTTGATGAAGAGTCAGTTCCTCAAAAGGACGCTGATAGTGAAAAGAATCCACAAAATGTACCGTGTATTGATAGCGAGTCCATGCCCCAACAGGTAGGAGATCTTTAATCATCTATTACAATTTTTCATTTCGCTGTTAAACAGTTGTTGTTAATTATCAAGGAAACGGCTGATTACTTATAACAAGTTTTGAGTTCTAATTAGGAGGTGGTGCCACTTCTTATGTAAGCGGTAACTCACTAAAACCAAAAGTAAGGACTTTATTAATGATCAGGCAAGAAAAATGTATTGGAGGTTTGTCAAAATGTTTCAGTTAAAAATGTTTATAAATGGTGAGTGGATGGATTCTTTAAATGGACAAAAAAGTCATATTATAAACCCGGCAAACGGCACGATCATTGCAGAGGCTCCAAGCGGTAATGAAGAAGATGCCACGATGGCGATTGATGCAGCACGAAGAGCCTTTGATTCCGGAATTTGGTCGGATTTGTCAGCTTTCGAACGGGCTTCTTATTTATATAAAATAGCGGATAAGATTGAAGAAAATGCAGCTGAGCTTAGCAAGCTTGAAACAGAGAACACGGGTAAACCACTGAAAGAATCAGAGTTTGACATTGCTGATACAGTAGGCTGTTTTCGTTACTATGCGGGCTTAGTGACAAAACCAAGCGGGCAAACGTATCATGTTTCCGATCCTGTCCAGGCTATGGTTGTTCGGGAACCTATCGGTGTATGCGGACTAATTGCTCCATGGAATTTCCCATTACTGACCGGAGCCTGGAAAATAGCCCCTGCTCTTGCGGCAGGAAATACCGTAGTGTTTAAACCAGCCGAGATTACTCCGGTTACTACTTATAAATTATTCGAGATCATAAAAGAAGCGGGAATTCCAGATGGTGTTGCAAACTTAGTTTTGGGCAGTGGTGCAGCTGTTGGAAATAAAATCGCAGAAAGCGATAAAGTAGATATGGTTTCCTTCACGGGAAGCACATCAACGGGCAGAAGCATCATGAAATCAGCATCTGGGAATATCAAAAACATTTCTCTCGAATTAGGCGGCAAGTCACCTAACATTGTTTTTGCCGATGCAGACTTTGAGACATCAGTCGATTATGCGCTGAATGGGATTTTTCTCAACGCCGGCCAGGTTTGTAATGCAGGATCGCGGCTGCTGCTGGAAGAAAGCATTCATGACAAGTTTATTGAACGGCTGATCGAAAAAGCGAACAAGATTCAAGTCGGTCCTGGGGATCATCCTTCTACAGAAATGGGCGCCCTTGTAAGTGAGGAACATATGAATAAGATACTGGAATATATTCAAATTGGCTTAGACGAAGGGGCGAAATTAGCTTGCGGCGGCAAGCGGATCACTGGCAATGGGCTTGAAAATGGTTATTTTGTTGAGCCAACGATATTTGTTAATGCGAAACCTGACATGAGAATTGTTCAGGAAGAAATATTCGGACCAGTTCTTATTGTTCAAAAGTTTAAAGATGAGGCAGAAGCAATCCAACTTGCAAA includes:
- a CDS encoding APC family permease; translated protein: MKALVRTLTLSQVVFLGIAWNNPMVFFNTYGIAAVTSQGVITSAYTIAFLAILFTALSYGKMAKAYPISGSAYTFTQKSINPEIGFLVGWTILLDYVLTPMVTCLMSTVFLNAVFPDIPHYVWIILLTASIVAPSMLGVEISAFASKIFVIAQIIFVCLFWILTVKNLLEGVGTGSFLSSKPLFNPDVSLSVILAGASILCFSFLGFDSLTTLSEETINPEKTIPRAIIIMLVFIGVLYIGSSYLAQLVHPGFSFKHADSAALEIALLIGGNLFKSIFITAVIIGNFSSGVASTTSASRVLYAMGRDSALPKKIFGYIHPNFKTPSRGILVIGAVSLIAIFLTLEQVIKFINFGGLIAFTSVNLSVIAHYFIKNHKRSFNDFIRYLILPLIGAAFTLWLWSHLEMEALVLGGIWMGCGFVYLVYMTKWFRKPLPEFHFDEESVPQKDADSEKNPQNVPCIDSESMPQQVGDL
- a CDS encoding aldehyde dehydrogenase family protein, producing MFQLKMFINGEWMDSLNGQKSHIINPANGTIIAEAPSGNEEDATMAIDAARRAFDSGIWSDLSAFERASYLYKIADKIEENAAELSKLETENTGKPLKESEFDIADTVGCFRYYAGLVTKPSGQTYHVSDPVQAMVVREPIGVCGLIAPWNFPLLTGAWKIAPALAAGNTVVFKPAEITPVTTYKLFEIIKEAGIPDGVANLVLGSGAAVGNKIAESDKVDMVSFTGSTSTGRSIMKSASGNIKNISLELGGKSPNIVFADADFETSVDYALNGIFLNAGQVCNAGSRLLLEESIHDKFIERLIEKANKIQVGPGDHPSTEMGALVSEEHMNKILEYIQIGLDEGAKLACGGKRITGNGLENGYFVEPTIFVNAKPDMRIVQEEIFGPVLIVQKFKDEAEAIQLANDTPYGLAAGVFSQDGAKALRVIKKIKAGITWINAYNLAYNEAPWGGYKQSGIGRGLGTFGLDTFTEVKQININLDVKPTQWFND